AAAAAAATCTGGAATAAAATCTAAAAAAGAAGAAATAACATTAAAAGAAAATCAAAAGATAATACTTGAATACATAGAAGATTAAAATGAAATAATAGTTTTTAAGAAGGATTTGTTAATATATAAGTTAGCAAATCCTTTATATTATAGTCTAATTTTGTAACGAAGATCTAACAAAATTAGACTATAATATAAATTGAAAAATAATGTATAGAAATGGAAGTACAATATGAATATATTAATAGCAGATGATGAAGTGATCATGATAAAAAAGAAAAGTAACACAAAGGTTCTTATGTTAACTGCTAAAAGTCAAATAGAAGATGAAATTAATGCTTTAAGTTGTGGTGCAGACGAATATGTAAGTAAGCGAAAATTTATCACATGAATTTTGGAAAAAAGGAATAAGTTTGAAAAAGTTTTGGATATCAAAGGATTCACTGTACAAACTTAATAATCAAAGTGTAAATAAGATATACAACCAGGGAAAATCAAAGTACAGTTTATTAGTCAAATTTATAAAAAAAGATGATTATATTTTTGCAATAGGAACTATCATAGAACACTCACAAGAAACTATAGAAATTATAAATAGATTTAATATAATTATGAGTGCATTTTCTGTAATATTAATATCTATATTAACTTTTATATTATCTAATAAAATAATAAAGCCAATAGAAAAATTAAAATTACTATCTAATGATATATCAAAGCTAAAATTTAGAACAGAAGAAATAAAAACCAATGATGAGATAGAAGAACTATCCCAAAGTATAAATAAAATGAGCATAAACTTAGAAAAAGCTCATAATGAACTTAATAACAGAAATGAAAGTTTAAAACAATTTATATCTGATGCATCTCATGAGATGAAAACACCAGTAGCACTTATAAAAGCATATGCTATAGGGATTCAAGATGGAATAGACGATGGTACATTTATAGATACAGTAATTGAACAAAGTGAACATTTAACAGATCTTATAAATACATTACTTTATTGGTCTAAGTATGAAAAGAAAGAATTTAATATGAGTAATTTTGACTTAAAGGAAAAATTAATTCATTGTATTAAAAAGTATGAAATTCTTATAGAGGAAAGAGATATAAAATTAAATGTAAAAATAGATAATGATAATTTTATGATAAATGCTGATGAAAATAGCATAGAAATAGTCCTAAATAACTTAATAAGTAATGCAATAAAATACAATAGTAACAATAAGATAAACATATTTTTATTAAAAGATAATGATGAAATATTTGTGTCTGTAAAAAATGGAATAAACAATATAAACAAAGAAGAAATAGATAATATCTGGAAGCCGTTTTATGTACTTGAAAGCTCAAGAAGTAAGGAATTATCAGGAACAGGGCTAGGGCTTAGTATAGTAAAAGAAATATTAGAAGCTCATAAGTTTGAATATGGAGTAGATGTAAATGATGAAAATATAGAATTTTTCTTTATAGTTAAAAAAATACTTTAAAATAAAAATAGAAACCAAATACATAAAGTAATAAAGAGAGTGTCTCAAAATGATTTTCTTAAATCGTTAAAAGGGACACTTTCTTTTTTATATATTAATGTAAAATAATATTATTTTTTGCATAACAAAAACAAGATTTGAAAATCTCTTTATTTATTTTGAGACAGCTACTTATTGGATTAAAGTTTAATTAATCTATTGTATTTTAAAAAGATGTTTGACAAACTTAATCCAAAGTTGTATCATTGTATTAAGTGATTAGTACAATAATACGGAGGTGTTAAAATGGCATTTGAGTTTAATGATAATAAACCTATATATATTCAAATAGTAGATATTCTAAAGATTAAAATAATATCGGGAGAATTAGAGGCAGGGTCAAAACTAAAGTCTGTAAGAGACTTAGCTTTAGATTTTGAGGTAAACCCAAACACAATGCAAAGGGCTTTATCAGAATTAGAAAGAGAAAACTTAATGTATAGTCAAAGGACGAGTGGTAGATTTGTAACAGATGATATAGATACGATAGTACATTTAAGAGAAGAAATGGCACGAATAGAAATAGCTGAATTATATAGTATGCTTATAAAATTGGGCTATAAGAAAGAAGAATTAACACAAATAATATTAAGAAATTTAAAGGAGATGGAGTAATGGAAAACATCGTAGAAATAAAAAACCTTAATAAAAGGTACGCAAAAAAAGAAGTTATAAAAAATATGAATTTGAATATCCCAAAAGGTAAAATAGTAGGATTACTTGGGCCTAATGGAAGTGGAAAGAGCACACTAATAAAATTAATGAATGGACTACTGCATCAAAATAGCGGAGAAATATTGATAAATGGAATAAGTCCATCAATAGAAACTAAAAAAATAGTATCTTATTTACCTGAAAGAACATACTTAAATGATTGGATGAAAGTTAAAGATTTACTGGAGTTCTTTAAAGATTTTTATGATGATTTTGATATAAATAAGGCTAATAGCATGATAGATAGTCTTAAGATAGATGTAAATGAAAAATTAAAAACTATGTCTAAGGGAACCAAAGAAAAAGTTCAATTAATATTAGTTATGTCTAGAAAGGCTAGTTTGTATATACTTGATGAGCCAATAGGAGGAGTGGATCCTGCTGCTAGAAGTTATATATTAAAAACTATACTCTCAAACTACTGTCAAGGAAGTACATTACTTATTGCAACACACTTGATAAGCGAAATAGAGAGCATATGTGATGATGTAATATTTATATCTAAAGGAGATATTGTATTACAAGGCAATGTAGATGAGATAAGAGAAGAAAAAGGGAAATCTATAGATTCTTTATTTAGGGAGGAATTCAGATGTTAAGTAAACTACTAAAATATGAGTTAAAATCAACTGCAAGAATATTTTTACCACTTTATGTTACATTATTGATAGTTGCAACTATTAATGGATTATTTATAAATTCTGAAATATTTAATGCACAAGGATTACTAATGATGATATTTGGAGCATTACTCATAGCTTTATTTGTTATAACCGTAATAGTTTTAATTCAAAGATTTAGTAAAAATTTATTGGGAGATGAAGGTTATTTAATGTTTACTCTGCCTGTAAAATCTTCTTCAATACTTATATCTAAGTATTTAGTGACTATTTTATGGACTGTGCTTAGTGGATTTGTATCAGTGATTGCATTCTTATTAATAATATTAATATCTTCATGTATTAGTGGTGGTATTAATATATCAGAATATATGCAAATATTAAGTGAATTTATGAAAACTATATTTTCTAGTGAGTACTTATCTTCTGCTACAAATATAATGTTAGTTATATTTATTAGCTATTCAACATTTGTTTTTACTGTATACTTAGCTCTTTCTATGGGGCAGTTACCAGCATTTAATAAGCATAGAAACCTGGCATCTATTGCTAGCTTTATAGGTATAAATATTATTTTTTCTTTTATAAAGAATGCAATTATAATGATGTTGGTTAAAGCTCATGTTGAAAACATGCAAATATATGGATTAAGTGGAATGATTGGGAATTTTAGGACATTCATGAACATTATTTTACTTATAGTGCTATTCTTTGGAACTAGGTTTATATTAGATAAGAAATTAAATTTAGAGTAAGTATAATAATTAGATGATGAAATAAAACATAATATGCACTAGATGTAAATAATAAAGAAAAAGCTAATCTAAATGTTGAGATTAGCTTTTTTTGAGTATCAAATAAATCTAAAAAAATTGAAAGACTTATGTAAGGCAATTAAATAGTAATAAAAAGTTTATTAAAAATCGTAAGAAATTCGTAAGAATTATATCAGAGTTTTGTAATATTTATACTTTATTATATAAGTATAGATAAGCAAAAGTACAAAAATTAGAAAAGAGGTGACTTATATTGTATAATATATATG
Above is a genomic segment from Romboutsia lituseburensis containing:
- a CDS encoding ABC transporter ATP-binding protein, which translates into the protein MENIVEIKNLNKRYAKKEVIKNMNLNIPKGKIVGLLGPNGSGKSTLIKLMNGLLHQNSGEILINGISPSIETKKIVSYLPERTYLNDWMKVKDLLEFFKDFYDDFDINKANSMIDSLKIDVNEKLKTMSKGTKEKVQLILVMSRKASLYILDEPIGGVDPAARSYILKTILSNYCQGSTLLIATHLISEIESICDDVIFISKGDIVLQGNVDEIREEKGKSIDSLFREEFRC
- a CDS encoding ABC transporter permease, whose amino-acid sequence is MLSKLLKYELKSTARIFLPLYVTLLIVATINGLFINSEIFNAQGLLMMIFGALLIALFVITVIVLIQRFSKNLLGDEGYLMFTLPVKSSSILISKYLVTILWTVLSGFVSVIAFLLIILISSCISGGINISEYMQILSEFMKTIFSSEYLSSATNIMLVIFISYSTFVFTVYLALSMGQLPAFNKHRNLASIASFIGINIIFSFIKNAIIMMLVKAHVENMQIYGLSGMIGNFRTFMNIILLIVLFFGTRFILDKKLNLE
- a CDS encoding sensor histidine kinase is translated as MKKFWISKDSLYKLNNQSVNKIYNQGKSKYSLLVKFIKKDDYIFAIGTIIEHSQETIEIINRFNIIMSAFSVILISILTFILSNKIIKPIEKLKLLSNDISKLKFRTEEIKTNDEIEELSQSINKMSINLEKAHNELNNRNESLKQFISDASHEMKTPVALIKAYAIGIQDGIDDGTFIDTVIEQSEHLTDLINTLLYWSKYEKKEFNMSNFDLKEKLIHCIKKYEILIEERDIKLNVKIDNDNFMINADENSIEIVLNNLISNAIKYNSNNKINIFLLKDNDEIFVSVKNGINNINKEEIDNIWKPFYVLESSRSKELSGTGLGLSIVKEILEAHKFEYGVDVNDENIEFFFIVKKIL
- a CDS encoding GntR family transcriptional regulator codes for the protein MAFEFNDNKPIYIQIVDILKIKIISGELEAGSKLKSVRDLALDFEVNPNTMQRALSELERENLMYSQRTSGRFVTDDIDTIVHLREEMARIEIAELYSMLIKLGYKKEELTQIILRNLKEME